Proteins from one Mesorhizobium sp. M9A.F.Ca.ET.002.03.1.2 genomic window:
- a CDS encoding DUF1127 domain-containing protein: MTSRTASNAVPVGPAGRLPFPFVILRRLHPRLLARWYDRHLQRLDLAAIDDHLLRDLGLTPEDVRRECAKSFWQA, from the coding sequence ATGACCTCAAGAACCGCTTCCAACGCCGTGCCTGTCGGTCCCGCTGGCCGCCTGCCCTTCCCGTTCGTGATCCTGCGCCGGCTCCATCCGCGGCTCCTGGCGCGGTGGTACGACCGCCATCTGCAGCGCCTCGACCTCGCCGCGATCGACGATCATCTCTTGCGCGATCTTGGCTTGACGCCCGAAGACGTGCGCCGGGAGTGCGCGAAATCGTTCTGGCAAGCATGA
- a CDS encoding NIPSNAP family protein yields the protein MTITCFIRYEIDPFGKAAFEEYARNWGQAIPRCGADLIGYFAPHEGSATTAYAAYNIDSLAAYEAYRIRLAADPAGKANYEFARREKFILKEDRMFLKRASGPHAKLVKP from the coding sequence ATGACCATCACATGTTTCATCCGCTACGAGATCGATCCGTTCGGCAAGGCGGCGTTCGAGGAATATGCCCGCAACTGGGGCCAGGCCATCCCGCGCTGTGGCGCCGATCTAATCGGCTATTTCGCGCCGCATGAAGGCTCGGCGACCACTGCCTATGCCGCCTACAACATCGACAGCCTTGCGGCCTACGAAGCCTACCGTATCAGGCTCGCCGCCGATCCGGCCGGCAAGGCGAACTACGAATTCGCCCGGCGCGAAAAATTCATCCTTAAGGAGGATCGCATGTTCCTGAAACGGGCCTCCGGGCCACACGCGAAGTTGGTTAAGCCATGA
- a CDS encoding antibiotic biosynthesis monooxygenase, whose translation MIAVIFEVEPAAGRRDAYLGIAADLRPLLDGIDGFLSIERFQSLADPNRILSLSFWRDEEAVQVWRNTEEHRQAQKAGRRGIFAGYRLRIAHVIRDYGLTERVEAPADSRAVNG comes from the coding sequence ATGATCGCCGTCATCTTCGAGGTCGAGCCGGCGGCAGGCAGGCGCGATGCCTATCTCGGCATCGCCGCCGACCTCCGCCCGTTGCTCGACGGCATCGATGGGTTTCTCTCAATCGAGCGCTTTCAGAGCCTCGCCGACCCGAACCGCATCTTGTCGCTGTCGTTCTGGCGCGACGAGGAAGCGGTGCAAGTCTGGCGCAACACGGAGGAACACCGGCAGGCGCAGAAGGCCGGTCGCCGCGGCATCTTTGCCGGCTACCGTTTGCGCATCGCCCATGTCATACGCGACTATGGCCTCACCGAACGCGTTGAGGCACCGGCGGACAGCCGGGCGGTGAATGGATAA
- the mbfA gene encoding iron exporter MbfA produces MLSRVFGFGRRPFESLSEQEILALAISSEEDDGRIYRAYADGLADSFPHSAKVFEKMAEEEDGHRDSLIELHRKRFGERIPLIRREHVKGYYERKPDWLVRPLGIEHVRSQAEAMERQAYLFYVEAAKRTSDASTRKLLDDLAVAEQGHETLAQRLEQKHVPGTVKDEEAAAEQRQFILTYVQPGLAGLMDGSVSTLAPIFAAAFATHDTFQTFLVGLAASIGAGISMGFTEVASDDGKLSGRGSPVKRGITTGVMTALGGLGHALPYLIPYFWTATIIAAVVVFFELWAIAFVQNRYMQTPFWRAAFQVVLGGALVFAAGVLIGNA; encoded by the coding sequence ATGCTTTCCCGTGTTTTCGGTTTCGGCCGCCGTCCCTTCGAATCGCTCTCGGAGCAAGAGATCCTGGCGCTCGCCATCTCGTCCGAGGAAGATGACGGGCGTATCTACCGTGCCTATGCCGACGGGCTGGCGGATAGCTTTCCGCATTCGGCCAAGGTGTTCGAGAAGATGGCAGAGGAGGAGGACGGCCATCGCGACTCGCTGATCGAGCTTCACCGCAAGCGTTTCGGCGAACGCATTCCGCTGATCCGGCGCGAGCACGTGAAAGGCTACTACGAGCGCAAGCCAGACTGGCTGGTCAGACCGCTCGGCATCGAGCATGTGCGCAGCCAAGCCGAGGCGATGGAGCGGCAGGCCTATCTGTTCTACGTCGAGGCGGCGAAACGCACCAGCGATGCCTCGACACGAAAGCTGCTCGACGATCTGGCGGTGGCCGAACAGGGCCACGAGACGCTGGCGCAGCGGCTGGAGCAAAAGCATGTGCCGGGCACCGTGAAGGACGAGGAAGCCGCGGCCGAGCAGCGCCAGTTCATCCTGACCTATGTGCAACCGGGGCTGGCCGGGCTGATGGACGGATCGGTGTCGACGCTGGCGCCGATCTTTGCCGCAGCCTTTGCCACGCACGACACTTTCCAGACCTTTCTGGTTGGACTTGCCGCCTCGATCGGCGCCGGCATCTCGATGGGCTTCACCGAAGTCGCCTCCGACGACGGCAAGCTGTCAGGCCGCGGCTCACCGGTGAAACGCGGCATCACCACAGGCGTCATGACGGCGCTGGGCGGCCTCGGCCATGCGCTGCCTTACCTCATCCCGTATTTCTGGACGGCGACGATTATCGCCGCGGTGGTGGTGTTCTTCGAACTGTGGGCAATCGCCTTCGTGCAGAACCGCTACATGCAGACGCCATTCTGGCGCGCCGCCTTCCAGGTGGTGCTGGGCGGTGCGCTGGTGTTTGCGGCGGGGGTGCTGATCGGCAACGCTTAG